A single window of Cytobacillus dafuensis DNA harbors:
- a CDS encoding anti-sigma regulatory factor, producing MYKIFIEREDDVYMASSIGKRVAVDCGLNRSQQTKLVVSIMELTRNIVFYAGKGELQINPSPPHSIEIIAIDKGPGISNLDQIFNQSFTSKTGLGLGLSGVKRLMDEFEITSNIGLGTKVRAVKWLNNGGNFI from the coding sequence TTGTATAAGATTTTTATTGAACGAGAAGATGATGTGTACATGGCAAGTTCAATAGGGAAGAGAGTTGCTGTAGATTGTGGCTTAAATAGAAGCCAACAAACCAAATTGGTTGTTTCCATCATGGAGTTAACCCGAAACATTGTCTTTTATGCTGGTAAGGGTGAGCTTCAAATTAATCCATCTCCTCCCCATAGCATAGAAATCATTGCAATTGACAAAGGTCCTGGGATTTCGAATCTGGATCAAATTTTTAATCAATCATTTACCTCCAAAACTGGTTTAGGATTGGGGTTATCTGGGGTGAAACGATTAATGGATGAATTTGAAATTACAAGTAACATTGGCCTAGGTACAAAAGTTCGAGCCGTAAAGTGGCTCAATAATGGGGGTAACTTCATTTGA
- a CDS encoding cytochrome ubiquinol oxidase subunit I, whose amino-acid sequence MGNEEAVFFSRVLTELTLSFHIIFATIGVGIPLMIMIAQWVGIKKNDEHYILLARRWARGYVITVAVGVVTGTAIGLQLSLLWPKFMELAGNVIALPLFMETFAFFFEAIFLGIYLYTWDRFENQKKHLLLLIPVAAGASFSAVFISIVNAFMNTPQGFELVEGQLININPLIAMFNPAMPTKVTHVVVTAYMTSAFVLAAIAAFRLLKGSNHIYHKKALYLTMKLGLIFSIASAIIGDFSGKFLAEYQPEKLAAAEWHFETESSAPLILLGVLEDGEIKYEIKIPFALSMLAHNDPTAEVIGLDQFPKDEIPPLYIHYLFDLMVFIGMWLVAISAVYVISIWKGWGFVKSKRFLGLIVAGGPLAMLAIEAGWWLTEVGRQPWILRGLMKTENAATSSGQVDLMLILFSGLYLILGIGVIVVLRRMFKRNPVEKEMEDRQAEMDGEYH is encoded by the coding sequence ATGGGAAATGAGGAGGCAGTGTTTTTTAGTCGCGTGCTCACAGAACTGACATTATCGTTTCATATTATTTTCGCTACGATTGGTGTAGGGATTCCATTGATGATTATGATTGCACAGTGGGTCGGAATTAAGAAGAATGATGAACATTATATATTACTTGCACGAAGATGGGCGCGTGGCTATGTCATCACAGTGGCAGTTGGTGTTGTAACAGGGACTGCCATCGGCTTACAGCTCTCGCTACTGTGGCCAAAATTCATGGAACTAGCAGGAAACGTTATTGCGTTGCCTTTATTTATGGAAACATTTGCGTTTTTCTTTGAAGCAATTTTTCTAGGGATTTACCTATATACATGGGACCGTTTTGAAAATCAGAAGAAACATTTGCTGTTATTAATACCGGTCGCAGCAGGCGCATCTTTTTCGGCTGTATTTATTTCAATTGTGAATGCTTTCATGAATACACCGCAAGGATTTGAGCTTGTAGAAGGCCAATTAATTAATATCAATCCACTGATCGCGATGTTTAACCCTGCAATGCCAACGAAAGTCACTCATGTCGTAGTAACTGCTTATATGACATCAGCTTTTGTACTCGCAGCCATTGCTGCTTTTCGATTGCTAAAAGGGTCTAATCATATTTATCATAAAAAAGCCCTTTATTTAACAATGAAATTAGGGTTGATTTTCTCGATCGCGTCTGCGATTATCGGTGATTTTTCTGGGAAATTTTTAGCCGAGTACCAACCGGAAAAATTAGCTGCTGCTGAGTGGCATTTTGAAACAGAAAGTAGTGCACCGCTGATTTTATTAGGTGTTTTAGAGGATGGAGAAATAAAGTATGAGATTAAGATTCCATTTGCTTTAAGTATGTTAGCGCATAATGATCCAACGGCAGAAGTAATTGGCTTAGATCAATTTCCGAAAGATGAAATTCCACCACTATACATTCACTATTTATTTGATCTGATGGTGTTTATCGGTATGTGGTTAGTTGCGATTTCTGCTGTATATGTTATCAGCATATGGAAGGGCTGGGGGTTTGTAAAATCGAAAAGGTTTCTCGGTCTGATCGTTGCTGGAGGTCCGCTCGCAATGCTTGCTATTGAAGCTGGATGGTGGCTGACAGAAGTCGGACGCCAGCCTTGGATTTTACGTGGATTAATGAAAACAGAGAATGCAGCAACTTCAAGTGGTCAAGTTGATCTTATGCTTATATTATTCAGTGGATTATATCTGATTTTAGGTATAGGGGTTATTGTTGTATTAAGAAGAATGTTTAAACGAAATCCAGTTGAAAAAGAGATGGAAGATCGGCAGGCGGAAATGGATGGTGAATATCATTGA
- a CDS encoding proline dehydrogenase family protein, whose amino-acid sequence MLKDIFMGLSQNQLLNSAAKKYGLKMGAQNVVAGTNIEETIKSIKELNAHGISCTVDNLGEFVFKEEEALEAKEQILKVIEAIHENKVAAHISLKPTQLGLDIDYYFCLSNLREIVDLASKYDIFVNFDMEDYGHLQPSFDLLDELSKEHDNVGTVIQAYFFRAEDDIEKYKNYRLRIVKGAYKEPEHYAYQDKQDIDANFIKLIEYHLLNGKFTSIATHDHNIINHVKQFVKKNNIPNDKFEFQMLYGFRKDLQLKLASEGYNFCTYVPFGKDWYGYFMRRLAERPQNLNLVVKQVFNKKTNTVLGVAAGAFLLGRITKKKKGK is encoded by the coding sequence ATGTTAAAAGATATTTTTATGGGCCTTTCCCAAAACCAATTACTAAACAGTGCAGCTAAAAAGTACGGGTTAAAAATGGGGGCGCAAAATGTCGTAGCGGGAACGAATATTGAAGAAACGATCAAGAGTATTAAAGAGCTAAATGCTCACGGAATCTCTTGTACTGTAGATAACTTAGGTGAGTTCGTATTTAAAGAAGAAGAAGCACTAGAAGCGAAAGAACAAATCTTAAAAGTTATTGAAGCGATTCATGAAAATAAAGTTGCTGCCCATATCTCTTTAAAGCCGACACAATTAGGTCTAGATATTGATTATTACTTCTGCTTAAGCAACTTAAGAGAAATTGTCGATTTAGCAAGCAAATATGATATTTTCGTCAATTTTGATATGGAAGATTACGGTCATCTACAGCCTTCCTTTGATCTATTAGATGAGCTTTCAAAAGAGCATGATAATGTTGGAACTGTTATTCAAGCTTATTTCTTCCGTGCAGAAGATGATATCGAAAAATATAAAAATTATCGTTTACGTATCGTTAAAGGTGCTTATAAAGAACCAGAGCATTATGCATACCAAGATAAACAGGATATTGATGCAAACTTTATTAAGTTAATCGAATACCATCTTTTAAATGGTAAATTTACATCAATCGCAACTCATGATCATAATATTATTAACCATGTAAAACAATTTGTTAAAAAGAATAATATTCCGAATGATAAGTTTGAATTCCAAATGCTTTACGGATTCAGAAAAGATCTTCAATTAAAGCTAGCAAGTGAAGGCTATAACTTCTGTACGTATGTGCCATTTGGAAAAGACTGGTACGGATACTTCATGCGTCGTTTAGCAGAAAGACCGCAAAACTTAAACCTTGTGGTTAAACAAGTATTTAACAAAAAAACAAACACAGTGCTTGGTGTAGCAGCAGGTGCGTTTCTACTAGGAAGAATAACTAAGAAGAAAAAAGGAAAATAA
- a CDS encoding pyridoxal phosphate-dependent aminotransferase codes for MEYSERLKKLPVQFFASLVEKVGKAIAEGREVINLGQGNPDQPTPPHIVKALQAAAEDPITHKYSPFRGIQELKNAAAVFYKKQYGLDIDPATEVAVLFGTKAGLVELPMCLLNEGDLMLLPDPGYPDYLSGAVLANVKYQTFPLKVENHFLPDYNAIPVNQREEAKLMYLNYPNNPTGATADRAFFEETVAFAKKHHITILHDFAYGAIGFDGKKPISFLEVEGAKDIGVEMYTLSKTYNMAGWRVGFAVGNPTIIEALNLIQDHLYCSLFPAVQKAAAVALTDDQQCVDKLVARYESRRNVLMNECRKIGWDVQAPRGSFFAWLPVPSGFTSEAFADYLLEKVDVAVAAGNGFGEYGEGYIRVGLLVDEELLVEAVDRIGKLNLFSK; via the coding sequence ATGGAATATTCAGAGCGCTTAAAAAAATTACCCGTTCAATTTTTTGCATCTTTAGTTGAAAAAGTGGGCAAAGCCATAGCTGAAGGTCGAGAAGTAATTAATTTGGGACAAGGAAATCCTGATCAGCCTACACCTCCCCATATTGTCAAAGCATTACAAGCCGCTGCAGAGGACCCGATAACTCATAAGTACTCTCCTTTTCGCGGGATTCAAGAGTTAAAAAATGCAGCTGCTGTATTTTATAAAAAACAATACGGTCTTGACATTGACCCAGCAACTGAAGTGGCAGTTCTTTTTGGGACGAAAGCTGGACTTGTCGAGCTCCCAATGTGCTTGCTAAACGAGGGCGACCTCATGCTATTACCTGACCCTGGATATCCTGATTATTTATCAGGTGCTGTCTTAGCAAACGTCAAATATCAAACTTTTCCGTTAAAAGTAGAAAATCATTTTTTACCAGACTACAATGCCATTCCTGTTAACCAAAGAGAAGAAGCGAAACTCATGTATCTTAACTATCCGAACAATCCTACCGGCGCAACGGCTGATCGAGCTTTTTTTGAAGAAACCGTTGCCTTTGCAAAAAAGCATCATATTACGATTTTGCATGATTTTGCCTACGGTGCCATTGGATTTGACGGTAAAAAGCCAATCAGTTTTCTCGAAGTGGAGGGTGCTAAAGATATTGGCGTCGAAATGTATACGCTATCGAAAACGTATAATATGGCAGGATGGCGTGTTGGCTTTGCCGTTGGAAATCCGACCATTATCGAAGCGCTTAATCTCATACAAGATCATTTATACTGCAGCCTCTTTCCAGCCGTACAAAAAGCAGCTGCTGTTGCGCTAACAGATGATCAACAATGTGTCGATAAACTGGTTGCTCGCTATGAAAGCAGAAGAAATGTACTTATGAACGAATGCCGTAAAATTGGGTGGGATGTCCAAGCTCCAAGAGGATCATTTTTCGCTTGGCTCCCTGTTCCAAGCGGATTTACGAGCGAAGCTTTCGCAGATTATTTACTAGAGAAAGTGGATGTAGCGGTTGCTGCTGGTAATGGATTTGGAGAATATGGCGAAGGGTACATCCGCGTCGGATTATTGGTGGATGAAGAGTTATTAGTAGAGGCCGTAGATCGGATTGGGAAACTTAATCTTTTTTCAAAATAG
- the cydS gene encoding cytochrome bd oxidase small subunit CydS, which produces MEKFLGLYAPFIVLIGSIFVAFWIGPKDRAVSREQKE; this is translated from the coding sequence ATGGAGAAATTTTTAGGCTTATATGCACCTTTTATCGTTCTGATTGGCTCAATTTTCGTAGCGTTTTGGATAGGTCCGAAAGATCGGGCTGTTAGTAGGGAACAGAAAGAATAG
- a CDS encoding response regulator transcription factor, with product MKVMIIEDDFKLRTMIAEHLGKWNFEPIMISDFEKIDENVIENTPDIVLLDINLPSFDGFYWCGKIRRVSDVPIIFISSRTENMDIVMAMNMGGDDFIQKPFSLDVLVAKMNAVYRRTNQNHQSDKDIITAGELVLNLSNGIATYQEKEVALTKNEYHILYLLMRKSGQIISRDEIMRALWEDEQFIDDNTLTVNINRLRKKLETIGLADVIVTKKRQGYLLQ from the coding sequence ATTAAAGTAATGATTATTGAAGATGATTTCAAGCTAAGGACCATGATTGCTGAGCATTTAGGGAAGTGGAATTTCGAACCGATAATGATCAGTGACTTTGAAAAAATTGATGAGAATGTAATAGAGAATACTCCAGATATAGTTTTATTGGATATTAATCTTCCAAGCTTTGACGGTTTTTATTGGTGTGGAAAGATTAGACGTGTCTCAGACGTTCCAATCATTTTCATTTCATCACGTACGGAGAATATGGATATCGTGATGGCGATGAATATGGGCGGTGATGATTTTATTCAAAAGCCGTTTTCTTTAGATGTCCTTGTTGCCAAAATGAATGCGGTATATCGAAGAACAAATCAAAATCATCAAAGTGATAAAGATATCATAACAGCTGGGGAGCTCGTTTTAAATCTTAGTAATGGGATAGCCACTTATCAAGAAAAAGAGGTTGCTTTAACGAAAAATGAATATCATATCCTTTATTTGCTTATGAGAAAGAGCGGTCAAATTATTTCAAGGGATGAAATCATGAGAGCTCTTTGGGAGGATGAACAATTTATTGATGATAATACGTTGACGGTTAATATAAATCGCCTGCGGAAAAAGCTAGAAACAATAGGTCTGGCTGATGTAATTGTCACGAAGAAAAGGCAAGGGTATTTATTACAATGA
- a CDS encoding cytochrome d ubiquinol oxidase subunit II yields the protein MTLEIIGISVLWLFLFGYVIVASIDFGAGVFNAYSTLTNREHILTDIIQRYLSPVWEITNVFLVFFFVGMVGFFPKSAFYYGTTLLIPASIATILLAIRGSYYAFETYGSRGHKGYTFMYGLSGLFIPASLSIVLTISEGGFVFMNDSKPVLDYWALFSNPLTWSIVLLSFTAVLYISAVFLTWYADKAQDKDATGLLRKYALIWAGPLIITAAGIIFELKAHNPEHYERIFDLWWMFGLSFLLFIGTVWFVWKRRNYGLAVWFLIGQFAFAFFAYGISHYPYLLYPYLTLYDSFTNEAMAIALIIAFIAGLCLLIPSLWLLLKLFLFNKNYVRGKS from the coding sequence TTGACACTAGAAATTATCGGAATATCAGTCTTGTGGCTATTTTTATTTGGATATGTGATCGTTGCGTCCATTGATTTTGGCGCAGGGGTTTTCAATGCATATAGTACCTTGACAAACCGGGAGCATATTTTAACGGATATTATTCAACGGTATTTATCACCCGTTTGGGAAATTACGAATGTCTTTCTTGTTTTTTTCTTTGTTGGAATGGTTGGATTTTTTCCGAAGAGTGCATTTTATTATGGTACGACATTGCTTATTCCAGCAAGCATTGCAACTATTTTGTTAGCGATTCGCGGCTCCTATTATGCTTTTGAGACATACGGATCGAGAGGGCATAAAGGATATACATTTATGTATGGATTATCAGGATTATTTATCCCAGCCTCGCTGTCAATCGTCCTTACCATTTCAGAGGGCGGATTTGTATTTATGAATGATTCTAAGCCAGTTCTTGATTATTGGGCATTGTTTTCTAATCCTCTGACTTGGAGTATTGTTTTACTTAGCTTTACAGCAGTCCTTTATATTTCAGCAGTATTTTTAACCTGGTATGCTGATAAAGCACAGGATAAGGATGCAACAGGATTATTAAGGAAATATGCACTTATCTGGGCAGGCCCTCTTATTATTACGGCTGCAGGAATAATTTTTGAATTGAAAGCGCATAATCCTGAACATTATGAGAGGATTTTTGACTTGTGGTGGATGTTTGGATTGTCGTTTCTATTGTTTATTGGTACGGTTTGGTTCGTTTGGAAACGACGGAATTATGGTCTTGCCGTTTGGTTTCTTATCGGTCAATTTGCATTCGCCTTTTTTGCTTATGGGATTTCGCATTATCCGTATCTTTTATATCCATATTTAACCTTGTATGATAGCTTTACAAACGAAGCCATGGCCATCGCGCTTATCATTGCTTTTATAGCGGGCTTGTGTTTACTTATACCATCACTGTGGCTGCTGCTAAAACTATTTTTGTTCAATAAGAATTATGTGCGAGGGAAGAGCTGA
- a CDS encoding DHA2 family efflux MFS transporter permease subunit translates to MDHSINKSSRPPYGIIAVLMIGAFIAYLNNTLLNIALPSIMTDLQIKETTVQWLSTGFMLVNGVLIPATAFLIEKYSVRRLFLFAMGLFTIGTVIAGTAHAFPVLLSGRMLQASGSAILMPLLMNVMLVSFPIEKRGTVMGIFGLILMSAPAIGPTLSGWIIEHYDWRMLFHFITPIAVVVFLIGFFLLKDKKEKVNIRLDIISLILSCLGFGGILYGFSSAGSKGWDNPEVYGTIILGVISLIWFILRQTRQERPMLNFKVYKYPMFALSSAISMTVNMALFSGMILLPIYVQTVRGISPMDAGLLLLPGAILMALMSPLTGRLFDKFGGRILAIIGITITVVTTFYFSKLTLDTSYTHLMILYSVRSVGISMCMMPVSTNGLNQLPRRLYPHGTAMNNTLNQVSGAIGVALLVTIMSNRTESHAASLAKEAMENMGTGQSTEAAILEMKQQILMKSMLEGLNFAFLVATVFVAIALILAFFMKRATPVEDSLDEKTTSEKVEAKLAEN, encoded by the coding sequence ATGGATCATTCCATAAATAAGTCCAGTCGTCCACCGTACGGGATTATTGCTGTCTTAATGATCGGAGCATTTATTGCATATTTAAATAATACGTTATTAAATATTGCACTACCGTCGATTATGACAGATTTGCAGATTAAAGAAACGACCGTACAGTGGCTTTCAACGGGCTTTATGCTAGTAAATGGTGTTTTGATTCCAGCTACGGCTTTTTTAATTGAAAAATATTCAGTTCGAAGGCTTTTTTTATTTGCAATGGGATTATTTACAATAGGAACGGTCATTGCAGGTACTGCTCATGCTTTTCCGGTATTATTATCTGGACGTATGCTACAAGCTTCGGGGTCAGCTATCTTAATGCCGCTGTTAATGAATGTCATGCTTGTTAGTTTTCCTATTGAAAAACGTGGGACAGTAATGGGGATTTTTGGTCTAATCTTAATGTCTGCTCCAGCAATCGGTCCTACTTTATCTGGATGGATTATTGAGCATTATGACTGGAGAATGCTTTTCCATTTCATCACACCAATTGCAGTAGTTGTTTTCTTGATTGGCTTTTTCTTGCTTAAAGATAAAAAGGAAAAAGTGAATATCCGACTTGATATTATTTCGCTTATATTATCATGCTTGGGCTTTGGTGGCATTCTATATGGTTTTAGCTCGGCAGGCAGTAAAGGCTGGGATAATCCAGAAGTTTATGGAACCATCATTTTGGGGGTTATTTCCTTAATTTGGTTTATTTTACGGCAAACAAGGCAAGAACGGCCAATGCTTAATTTCAAGGTTTATAAATATCCGATGTTTGCGTTATCATCAGCGATTTCAATGACCGTAAATATGGCTTTGTTTTCTGGGATGATATTATTGCCCATTTATGTTCAAACAGTCCGTGGAATATCCCCAATGGATGCAGGGCTATTATTATTGCCAGGAGCTATTTTGATGGCTCTTATGTCTCCTTTAACAGGGAGATTATTTGATAAATTTGGAGGGCGTATATTAGCGATTATTGGCATAACCATAACAGTTGTTACAACTTTTTATTTCAGTAAGTTAACGCTGGATACTAGCTACACTCACTTAATGATTCTTTACTCTGTGAGATCGGTTGGCATATCGATGTGTATGATGCCTGTTTCAACAAATGGACTCAATCAGTTGCCAAGACGGCTCTATCCACATGGAACGGCGATGAATAATACACTTAATCAAGTATCTGGTGCTATTGGGGTAGCGTTATTAGTCACGATTATGTCCAATCGTACTGAATCACATGCCGCAAGTTTAGCCAAAGAAGCGATGGAGAATATGGGGACTGGACAATCAACAGAAGCAGCAATCCTAGAGATGAAGCAGCAAATTTTGATGAAATCCATGCTGGAAGGATTAAATTTTGCATTCCTAGTGGCTACAGTATTTGTTGCCATTGCCCTTATTCTTGCCTTCTTTATGAAGCGTGCAACACCAGTGGAAGATTCATTAGATGAAAAAACCACTAGTGAAAAAGTGGAAGCAAAATTAGCAGAAAACTAA
- a CDS encoding ATP-binding protein, translating into MIKLPTSNKVSYGIIELNPNGTIQKINTEGNRLLISEESDSDNLFHRVKNNEIKTKLHECFMGKSNEFIATIDTQPHLFLFHRTFKDQRLVNIHIYIFNVIHIQNSHEYNNWNNHLLSSIGEMAAGIAHEVRNPLTAVKGFLQLMEQNHNQEYIQIAKSELDRAIQTLNDLMSVSKPEFFQEKHTTFNLCSEIESILLLFQNQLYHINLIKKFEHENALITGRKDQIKKALFNLIKNAIEAMTEGGTLIIEQYDDAHEIHLSISDSGIGIPKDKLRLLGTPFFTLKQDGKGMGLAQVFNAIQSSNGKIRVSSESGQGTTFFLSFTKTLQHSNSYLGGHSMIQTVNSKEELSQFLKDNIDFYTKEWIQYLHKNKSYLISLIRENGLLEEYEEEGNPIIKVVTENILELKTEEIMDWAKEGGSKWVKTDFPIHLSLELFQSARGIIWNAIKIFYLESKHSLSMEEFFALERYVNDIIDLYIDSHTAYYVNYKDELLKSHRETVDELSVPIIPIAEKVCILPIVGNVDTFRAKKIREKTLFKVKELKAERLIIDISGVPFIDTSVVNHLFKIVKGIKLLGCSTILTGISPDIADTMIELGIEIDNELKTKSDLQQALQEIQ; encoded by the coding sequence TTGATTAAACTACCTACCTCTAATAAAGTCTCATACGGAATAATTGAACTTAATCCTAATGGAACGATTCAAAAAATAAACACAGAAGGAAATCGACTATTAATTTCGGAGGAAAGTGATTCCGACAATCTTTTTCACCGAGTAAAAAACAACGAAATTAAGACAAAGCTTCACGAATGCTTTATGGGGAAATCCAATGAGTTTATTGCTACCATTGATACACAACCGCACTTATTTTTATTTCATCGAACATTTAAAGATCAAAGGTTAGTTAATATTCATATATACATATTTAATGTCATTCATATACAAAATTCTCATGAGTATAATAACTGGAATAATCATTTATTATCCTCAATTGGAGAAATGGCTGCTGGCATTGCTCATGAGGTAAGAAATCCCTTGACTGCCGTGAAAGGGTTTCTCCAATTAATGGAACAAAATCATAATCAAGAATATATTCAAATTGCAAAAAGTGAATTGGACCGGGCTATACAAACTTTAAATGATTTAATGAGTGTATCAAAGCCAGAATTTTTTCAAGAAAAACATACTACATTCAATTTATGTTCAGAAATCGAATCGATTTTACTTTTATTTCAAAACCAGCTTTATCATATAAATTTAATAAAGAAGTTTGAACATGAAAATGCATTGATTACCGGTAGGAAGGATCAAATAAAAAAAGCATTGTTCAATTTAATTAAGAATGCGATCGAGGCGATGACTGAAGGTGGTACTTTGATCATTGAGCAATATGATGATGCTCATGAAATTCACCTCAGCATTTCTGACTCCGGTATTGGCATCCCAAAAGACAAGTTGCGTTTGCTTGGTACTCCTTTCTTTACATTAAAACAGGATGGAAAAGGGATGGGTCTCGCACAAGTTTTTAATGCAATACAAAGCAGCAATGGCAAAATACGCGTCTCAAGTGAATCAGGACAAGGAACGACTTTTTTCCTTTCCTTCACTAAAACACTTCAACACTCTAACTCTTATTTGGGAGGTCATTCGATGATACAAACAGTCAATTCAAAGGAAGAATTATCTCAGTTTTTGAAGGACAATATAGATTTTTATACAAAAGAGTGGATTCAATATTTACATAAAAATAAAAGCTATCTAATATCTTTAATAAGAGAAAACGGTCTTCTGGAAGAATACGAAGAAGAAGGAAATCCGATCATTAAAGTTGTGACTGAGAATATTTTAGAGCTTAAAACGGAAGAAATTATGGATTGGGCGAAAGAGGGAGGCAGTAAATGGGTAAAAACGGACTTTCCGATACATTTATCCTTGGAACTTTTTCAATCAGCCCGTGGAATTATTTGGAATGCAATCAAAATATTTTACCTTGAATCCAAACACTCTCTTAGTATGGAGGAATTTTTTGCATTAGAACGCTATGTAAACGACATCATCGATTTATATATAGATTCTCATACTGCTTATTATGTTAATTATAAAGATGAATTGTTAAAGAGCCATCGTGAAACCGTAGATGAATTGTCTGTTCCTATTATTCCGATCGCTGAAAAAGTTTGTATTCTTCCGATAGTGGGCAATGTGGACACATTTCGGGCAAAAAAAATCCGCGAAAAGACGCTCTTCAAGGTAAAAGAGCTAAAAGCTGAGCGATTAATAATTGATATTTCAGGTGTACCTTTTATCGATACATCCGTTGTTAACCACTTATTTAAAATTGTAAAAGGCATTAAATTATTAGGCTGTTCAACTATTTTAACAGGAATCAGTCCTGATATTGCAGACACAATGATAGAACTCGGAATCGAAATTGACAATGAGCTAAAAACGAAGTCTGACCTACAGCAGGCTTTGCAGGAGATTCAATAA
- a CDS encoding MFS transporter, producing the protein MDYRKKTVIASVAGLTLEGMDIMFISFAMSMIVAHFHLDLATGGLISSITNMGMLAGGVIFGILADKFGRVKIFTYTIILFAIGTALTGLATSIEQIYIFRFIAGLGAGGEYGIGMALVAEAWPKNKQGRASSYVSVGAQYGVILAALLSAIILPTLGWRALFFVGVLPVIFAFIVRKNLDESPEWLAARKDQKAANKQEKGKLHQLFETPRTAITTISLAIMATVQIAGYNGLMIWLPSMLQKSQGLSVSSSALWTISTAVGMIIGMLTFGQFMDRFGAKRSFGVFLLASASAVFLYSYAQGGAAVLIGGAIVGFFSNGMFAGYGALISSYYPVQVRSTATNTIFNFGRAVGGLSPILVGYILQNYDMTVAMAYLAVLYCLSFVVMLSLKKEKFSI; encoded by the coding sequence ATGGATTATCGTAAAAAGACAGTCATAGCATCAGTGGCAGGTTTAACATTAGAAGGTATGGACATCATGTTTATCTCCTTTGCCATGTCCATGATCGTTGCACATTTTCATTTAGACTTAGCAACAGGGGGATTAATTTCATCTATAACAAATATGGGAATGCTTGCCGGAGGAGTTATTTTCGGGATCTTAGCAGATAAGTTTGGCAGGGTGAAAATTTTCACCTATACAATTATATTGTTTGCAATTGGTACTGCCTTAACAGGATTAGCTACAAGTATTGAACAGATTTATATATTCAGATTTATTGCTGGGCTTGGTGCTGGTGGAGAATATGGAATAGGAATGGCGCTTGTTGCAGAAGCATGGCCGAAAAATAAACAGGGAAGAGCCTCTTCGTATGTAAGTGTAGGAGCTCAATATGGTGTTATTCTCGCTGCTTTGCTAAGTGCAATCATCCTGCCTACTTTAGGGTGGAGAGCATTGTTTTTTGTAGGAGTGTTACCGGTTATTTTCGCCTTTATTGTACGCAAAAACTTAGATGAATCCCCAGAGTGGCTCGCTGCCAGGAAGGACCAAAAGGCTGCAAATAAACAAGAGAAAGGTAAGCTGCATCAGTTATTTGAAACACCTAGAACAGCGATAACAACGATTTCATTAGCGATTATGGCAACTGTTCAAATCGCAGGTTACAATGGATTAATGATCTGGCTGCCCTCTATGCTTCAAAAATCACAAGGATTATCTGTATCTAGTTCAGCACTATGGACAATCAGTACAGCTGTTGGAATGATTATAGGTATGCTTACTTTTGGACAATTTATGGATCGATTTGGAGCAAAGCGTTCTTTTGGAGTCTTTCTATTAGCCTCTGCATCTGCGGTATTTTTATACTCATATGCACAAGGTGGTGCAGCAGTCTTGATTGGCGGGGCCATTGTTGGGTTCTTTTCGAATGGGATGTTTGCAGGATATGGAGCATTGATCAGCAGCTATTATCCAGTACAAGTTCGAAGTACTGCTACGAATACGATTTTTAACTTTGGACGAGCAGTAGGTGGATTATCGCCAATCCTCGTGGGCTACATTCTACAAAACTATGATATGACGGTTGCAATGGCTTATCTAGCAGTCTTATACTGCCTATCCTTTGTTGTCATGCTAAGTCTTAAAAAAGAGAAGTTTAGTATTTAA